The DNA segment AATCTTTACTCCATAAACCatatctctctctttattctttaTTCAACAAAACTCTCTCGTGAGATCCTAATGGATACACATTCACTCATCACCTCCGCGTTCCGATGGCCGTCAAGTCGCCGGAAGGTCTATATTCGTCGGCGTAAGCCGCAAGTTGTACGTCTTGGCGGAAGAAACAGTGGGCCACGTGGGAGATTCTCGCTCAAGAGGGTGGTGAGAAGGATGAAGTTCAAGTGGCTGAGACTGTACTATGTCAAGCTCGTGAAGATGATCAAAGGGTATTATCGTAACGTGGCGCAGGAGTTTGCTGACGCCGGAGCTGCAACTATCCAGCAGCGGATGACGGTGGAAACGGCTGCTTTTGCCGCTCCGGGCTTGGGGCTATCTTTCTGTCCCGTGTCTGGTCAacgtttttttcttgtttagc comes from the Brassica rapa cultivar Chiifu-401-42 chromosome A01, CAAS_Brap_v3.01, whole genome shotgun sequence genome and includes:
- the LOC103842334 gene encoding uncharacterized protein LOC103842334 gives rise to the protein MDTHSLITSAFRWPSSRRKVYIRRRKPQVVRLGGRNSGPRGRFSLKRVVRRMKFKWLRLYYVKLVKMIKGYYRNVAQEFADAGAATIQQRMTVETAAFAAPGLGLSFCPVSGQRFFLV